CTGCTTGTCCTTGCTGCGCAGCAGCGGCGCAAATTGTTCCATGACCACCTCGAATCGTCGACCGACCTTACACCGCCGGTTGGGGCACGCTGTGCGCCATCGGCTCGTTCTGCGCGATTCCACATTGCGCTTGGAGCGTGTTGGCCAAGGCGTCGAGCGAGAGCACGCGCGCGGCGTGACCCCGTTCGATGGCCGCTTTCGGCATTCCAAATACGACGCACGATTCCGCGCTCTGCGCGATCGTCAACCCGCCGGCGGCCTTGACGGCGTACATGGCATCGGCGCCGTCGTCGCCCATCCCCGTCATCAGCACCGCGATCGCCCTCGGACCGAATTCTTGTGCGACCGAGCGAAACAGAACGTCCACCGACGGCCGGTGACCGTTGACCCGTTCTTCCTCCGACAGCACCGTCACTGCTCCCAGCGGCATGCGTCGCACTCGCATGTGACGGTTGCCGGGACAGATGAGCGCGCGCCCCGCCACCAGCAGGTCGCCGGAGCATGCTTCCTTCACTGCCATGGCGCAGGTCATGTTCAACCGGCGCGCAAACATCTCGGTGAACCCTTCCGGCATGTGCTGCACGATCAGAATCGATCCTGGGAAACCCGCCGGAAGCTGCGACAAAACGTATTGCAGCGTGTTCGGCCCGCCGGTGGAAATGCCGATGGCGACGATTCTAGTCGGCGCCTGCATGGGTCTTGACCGCGTCGGTTTGCTGGTCTGGGGCGCCGGCGCAATCGCGAGCGCAGCGCCGATGATGCTGTGCGCGGCAATCTTGATTTTCGCAATCAGCTCGGCGGCGATTTCGTCCATGTGCTGGGAAGCGGCGTCGGCCGGCTTGGCAACGAAATCCAGCGCGCCCATCGCCAGGGCTTTGAAAGTCGCGGACGCGCCCGCGGTCGTATGGGCGCTGACCACGATCACCGGTAGCCGGTGCTTGCGCGTGATTTCACGCAACGTCTCCGTGCCGTCCATGCGCGGCATTTCCAGATCGAGGGTGATGACGTCCGGCTTCAGCTCCCCAATTTTCACCAGCGCAAACGTGCCGTCCATGGCGGTGCCCACCACCTGGATGGAGCTGTCTCGCTCCAGCATCTGGGGGATGAGCTTCCGCATCAGCGCGGAGTCGTCAACCACCAGCACTCGGATGGGCTGCGTCACGCGGTCGCCTCCATCGAGCGCCCTTTCCCGTCGCCGGGGACTGCCGCCGGAGCCACGCGCGTACCGGAAAACTTGCGCATGGCTTCGTTGACGTTCAGGATCAACACCACCGTGCCGTCGCCCAGAATGGAAGCGCCGCTGACCAGCTCGCTGGCGACAATGGTTTCATCGAGCGGCTTAATGACCAGTTCCTCCTCGCCGACCAGCTTGTCCACCAGCAGCCCAAACTTGCGTTCCCCGCTGCTGATCACCATCACGAACACGCGCCCATCGCGGCTGTCGAACACCGCGGGCGCCAGCCGATGCAGGCGCACCAGCGTGAGTACCTCGTTGCGCACTTGCACAACTTCGTGGCCGTCCACGTGATGGATGTCGGCCTCACTGGCCCGCGTGATCTCCAGCACCGACTCCAAGGGCATGGCGTACAGCCGCTCGCTGACCCGGAACAACAGGGCGCGGATGATGGCCAGCGTGAGCGGAAGCCGCAACTGGAATGTCGTTCCCCGGCCGGGCTGCGTCTCCATCCGCACGCTCCCTTTCAGCTTGTGCGCCACCGACCTGACGATGTCCAGGCCCATGCCGCGCCCGGAGATTTCGCTGACCTGCTCGGCGGTGCTGAACCCGGGTTCGAAGATCAGGCCCATGACATCGGCCTCGCTCATACGCGACGCCTGCTCCTGGGGCAACATCCCGTGCCCCACCGCCTTGGCGAGAACGGCGGCGCTGTCAATGCCGCGGCCGTCGTCGCTGATCTCGATCACCACCTCGTTTCCCTGGTGGCAGGCGTGCAGTCGGATCACGCCCTGCTCCGGCTTGCCGGCGGCGCGGCGCTCGGCCGGTGTCTCGATTCCGTGGTCCACCGCATTGCGCACCAGGTGAATCATCGGCTCGGCCAGCGCGTCCAGCAGGGTTTTGTCCAGATCGGTGTCCTGCCCGCTGACGCTCAGCGCAGCGTCCTTGCCGCCCAGCTTGGCCAGATCCCGCACCAGCCGCGAGAACCGCCGGAACAACTGGTCAACCGGCACCATGCGGATTTTCATCGCCGAGCGTTGCAGCGCATTCAGTACCTGCGACTGGAACGCCATCGCGTCGGCAAGTTTGGCGCGCAGCGGGTCCTTGGGGAAGCGCTGCACGAATTCGTTCAGCGTCTGGTGCAGCATGGATTTGCCGATCACTAACTCGCCGACCAGGTTCAGCAGGTTGTCGATGCGCTCCGCATCCACGCGCAGCGTGTTCTCCCCGTTTGTGGCAACGCGATTCGCGATCGCGTCGGGCACATCTGCTGTGCTCTGCGTCGCGGCAGGTAAGCCCACCGTGGAGGGCGCGGTCGCGGTTGTTGCCGCGACTGCGTCCTCTTCGGTGAGTTCCAGCGCTGGGACAAACTTTTCAATTACGACCTGCGCCACCACGCCCGGAATGCGGCACTTCTGCGCCAGCCACCCCCGGTCGTGTTCGCTGGCCAGGGCAAACTCCACCTGGCTGGCTTGCGCCCACTCCGGTGCGGCCGGCGAGACGGCGAGCACGGTTCCTGCTTTCTGCAGAACCTTTTTCAGCAGCTCGATGCCGGCTGCGCGCATGGGCAGGTCGGGCGTGAGCGCGGCGCCGATTTCGTACACGTGCAGCCCGCGTCCCGCCGCTTCCCCCATGGCCAGTTGCTCGTACTCCGTCCACGAAAACCTTGGTTTGAATTCGCTGACGGCCTTGCACGCGGCCGCCTTCTGCGCCCGCTTCCATATCAGCGCGCGCAGCGGGTCTCCGCTCGGCGGATCGAGATGGGCGCGATAGGCGGCGCACATGGCGTCGAACATGTCGGCGGCGCTGAGCACGATTTCCGGCAGCGACGCCGCATTGGCCGCCGTGATTTCCGGCGTCAGCGCGTCTTCCAGTTCATGCGCCAATTTGCTCAGCTCGTGCATGCCGCACGCCGCCGAGTCGCCTTTCAGGGTATGCACGACGCGGCGGATCTCCTGCACCGCCGCGGCGTGTCCCGGATTTTTTTCTAGTGCCAGCCCCTGGTCGTTGAGCGCCTGCAACAGTTCCTGCGCGCTCTGGAAGAACATATCCCGCAGCTCCGATGCCCGTTCGTCTGGTTGCGTGCTCACTCTTGCACCTCGTCGCGCTGATACGCGGTCCCGTTGTTCTGGTGGATCATGCGGAATTTGTCGCTCAACCCGAATAGCGTTTCCGCGTGTCCCACGAACAGGTATCCGCCGGTGGTGACGCAGCGGTAGAGTTTCTCCACCAGCCGCTTCTGCTCCGGCTCATCGAAATAGATCATGACGTTGCGGCAGAAAATGACGTCGTTGCCCTGCGGCAGGTATTCGGTCTTCAGATTGTGGAAGTCGAACTTCACCACCTGCTTCACCGGCTGCTTGACGCTGTAATGCTCGCCGATCTTGTCGAAATAACGCAGGCGGTACATGTAATCCACCGGCTCCATCTGCTGCTCGCTGTAATTGCCTTCCTGGGCCGTGCGCAGCGCCGAGTAGCTGATGTCGGAGGCTAGAATCTCCACCTTCCACGGCGGCGGGACCAGCGGCTTGGCGAAGGGAAGATCGCGTTCCGGCGCATTGCGCAGCGTGAAGTACGCCAGCGCGTCGCACACCAGCATGGCCATGGTGTACGGTTCCTGCCCGGTCGAGCATCCCGCGCTCCACAGGCGGAGATTCCAGTCGCGCGCGCTATGCTTCCTCTGCAGCAACTCTTCCAGCGTGACCTTGTGAAACAGGTCGAGCTGTGGCTTGTTGCGGAAGAAGCTGGTCTCGTTGATCGTCAGGTTCTCCAGCAACGCGGCCAGTTCGGTGCGGCCCTCCCGGCTGGTCAACAGGCGGTAGTAGCTGTAGAACGACTCCAGCCGGCACGCGCGCAGGCGCCGCTGCAGCCGGTCCCGCAGGAAGTGTTCGCGCCGTTCGTCGAAGAACATGCCGCACTCCCGGTAGACCAGGGTCTGCAGCAGCTTCAGCTCGGGTTCGGACATCTGGATCGCCGGGCTCGCCATGCTCGTTGTCGTTACGCATCCACTGTCGGCAGGCGCAACTCGCCCGCTTGCAAAATCTTTCCCAAGTCCACCAGGATGATCAGCCGCCCCTGGTACTTGGCAACGCCGGTGACGTAACTCGTGGTGGCATCGGCGAACACGTTCGGCGGCGGCTCGATTTGCGCGTCGCTGATCTTCAGGACTTCCGAAGCGCTGTCCACCACCAGGCCGACCGCGTGCGACTCCACGTCCACCACCAGCACGCGGTTTTTTCGCTTGTTCTCGGTCACCGTGCTGCCGAAACGCCTCCGCAGGTCAATCACGGGGACGATTCGCCCGCGCAGGTTCATCACCCCTTCCACGTACTCGGGTGCGTGCGGGACGTTGGTGATTTCCGGCGGGCGTACGATCTCGTGCACCAGCGAGATGGGCAGCCCGAATGTCTCCCGCCCAATGCGGAATCCGACGATTTGTAGCTCTTTCACCATCGTCAGCCCCTACGAACGAGCGGCGCTCGCGCAGCTCACTGGGGAAGCTCGCTGCCTTTCAGCCGGCCCCGGGCGCGCTGGACGCCGGCCATTGCCGTTGTAGCCGTCGAGCACGAACCGGTCCATGGCTTCCAGCAGGCTGCGCGACATCTTCGACATCTGCTCCGACGACGCCGCCAGTTCCGTGGAGCCGGAGGTCGAGCGCTGCACCAACTCACGCATCCGTTCCATGGCCTTTACCACCCCCTGCGCACCGGAGGCCTGTTCCTCGACCGCGGAATTAATTTCGTGCGTGATCTCGTTCAGCCGCGTGGTCGCCCGCGCAATTTGCGACGAGCCATGCGACTGCTCGTTGGTGGCCGCGCCGATCTCTTGCGCGAACTTGTAGACCTCGGTGACCACGGTGGATATCTTCCTCAGCGCCAGGTTCAGATCGGCGCCGAAGCTGATCCCCTCGTTCACGATCCCCGTGCTCTTTTCCATGTTGTCCACCGCCTTGCGCGCTTCCTTCTGAATGCTGGCGATCAACTCGGCGATCTCCTTGGTGGACTGCGCCGACCTTTCCGCCAGCTTGCGTACTTCGTCGGCGACCACGGCAAAGCCCAGCCCGTGTTCGCCGGCGCGCGCTGCTTCAATGGCCGCGTTCAGTGCCAGCAGGTTGGTCTGTTCCGCCAGGTCGTCAATCACCTCCACGATCTTGCCGATGTCGTCGGCGCGTTGCCCGAGCGCCCCGATGATCTCGCCCGCGGAGGAGATGGACCGGTTGATCCGCGTCAGGCCGTCGGTGGCTTTTTCCATCGTGCTGATCCCGTTCTGCACCTCTTCCCGCGAGCGCTGGCTGATGTCGAGCAGCACTTTTGCGGTCTCGGCCACCCGCTGAATCGAAGTCACCATCTGATCGATCGAGGCCGATGTCTCGCTCACGCTCGAGGCCTGCACTTGCGTGTTCTTCACCATGTTCTGCACGTTGATCGTCATCTCGTGCATGGTGCTGGTGACTTCGTCAATCGCCGAAGCCGCATTCAGGCTGATCTTGGCCGACTCGTCCGAGGCGCCCGCCACCTGGTTCGACCCGCTGGCCACTTGCGCCGCACTGTCGCGCACGCTGCTCACTAGCGCGCGCAATCCTTCGATCATCTTCGCGAAAGCGTTGCCCAGCGTGTCGTGCGTCGATCGCGGGCGCACTTCCACCGCCAGGTCGCCGCCGGCGATCGACTCGGAAACCGCCGCCATCTCGCGCAAATACCTAACCATGGAACTGAAGGTGCGCGCCAGGTCGCCGACTTCGTCCTCGCGCTTGCTGTCCACTTCGTGGTCGAGATCGCCGGAATCGCCGATATCGCGCGCCATGCCGATCAACTGCCCCAGCGGATCGGTGATCGACTTCGCGGTTTTATAGGAGATAAAAACGCCCAGCAGGATGGCCAGCAGAGTCCCCATGATGCTGATGATCGTGGTGGCCTTGGTCGCGGCCTCGTCTTTCTTGCGCTCCGCCTCCAGCAGCTTGGCGTTGGCGGCTTCGCCTTCATCCAGAGAAGCGGTGGAGGTCTTCATCCACAGCGCGGGATTGAGTTGCAGGTAATAAATCTCGAGTTCGCCGACCGTGGTCGCGCCCGAGTCCACCTGCTTGCGCTTGTCCACCAGCGGACGCGCGAATCCGGACTCCCACTGCCGCTCGGCCACGTCCAGGCTTTGCAGCGCGGCGCGGTGGCCCTCGGAGTTCACCTTGGATTGCAGGGTCTTCACTACGCTATGTAGCCGCGCGATGCCCTCATCCATCTTGTCCACTTCACGCAAGTCGCCGCTGAGCAGATAATTACGCAGGTACAGCCGGTTCTGCATCATCTGGAAGCGTACCGATTCACCTTCCTGCGCCAGTTGCAGGGCGCGTGAAGCGGCGTCGCGCGCGCTGTGCTCGCGCTGCACCACGGTCATGTTGACGATGAACAGCAG
Above is a window of Terriglobia bacterium DNA encoding:
- a CDS encoding chemotaxis protein CheW gives rise to the protein MVKELQIVGFRIGRETFGLPISLVHEIVRPPEITNVPHAPEYVEGVMNLRGRIVPVIDLRRRFGSTVTENKRKNRVLVVDVESHAVGLVVDSASEVLKISDAQIEPPPNVFADATTSYVTGVAKYQGRLIILVDLGKILQAGELRLPTVDA
- a CDS encoding chemotaxis protein CheA, producing the protein MSTQPDERASELRDMFFQSAQELLQALNDQGLALEKNPGHAAAVQEIRRVVHTLKGDSAACGMHELSKLAHELEDALTPEITAANAASLPEIVLSAADMFDAMCAAYRAHLDPPSGDPLRALIWKRAQKAAACKAVSEFKPRFSWTEYEQLAMGEAAGRGLHVYEIGAALTPDLPMRAAGIELLKKVLQKAGTVLAVSPAAPEWAQASQVEFALASEHDRGWLAQKCRIPGVVAQVVIEKFVPALELTEEDAVAATTATAPSTVGLPAATQSTADVPDAIANRVATNGENTLRVDAERIDNLLNLVGELVIGKSMLHQTLNEFVQRFPKDPLRAKLADAMAFQSQVLNALQRSAMKIRMVPVDQLFRRFSRLVRDLAKLGGKDAALSVSGQDTDLDKTLLDALAEPMIHLVRNAVDHGIETPAERRAAGKPEQGVIRLHACHQGNEVVIEISDDGRGIDSAAVLAKAVGHGMLPQEQASRMSEADVMGLIFEPGFSTAEQVSEISGRGMGLDIVRSVAHKLKGSVRMETQPGRGTTFQLRLPLTLAIIRALLFRVSERLYAMPLESVLEITRASEADIHHVDGHEVVQVRNEVLTLVRLHRLAPAVFDSRDGRVFVMVISSGERKFGLLVDKLVGEEELVIKPLDETIVASELVSGASILGDGTVVLILNVNEAMRKFSGTRVAPAAVPGDGKGRSMEATA
- a CDS encoding chemotaxis response regulator protein-glutamate methylesterase; the protein is MRKLIPQMLERDSSIQVVGTAMDGTFALVKIGELKPDVITLDLEMPRMDGTETLREITRKHRLPVIVVSAHTTAGASATFKALAMGALDFVAKPADAASQHMDEIAAELIAKIKIAAHSIIGAALAIAPAPQTSKPTRSRPMQAPTRIVAIGISTGGPNTLQYVLSQLPAGFPGSILIVQHMPEGFTEMFARRLNMTCAMAVKEACSGDLLVAGRALICPGNRHMRVRRMPLGAVTVLSEEERVNGHRPSVDVLFRSVAQEFGPRAIAVLMTGMGDDGADAMYAVKAAGGLTIAQSAESCVVFGMPKAAIERGHAARVLSLDALANTLQAQCGIAQNEPMAHSVPQPAV
- a CDS encoding HAMP domain-containing protein, with the translated sequence MTISKKLYLNFGAILALLLLLFIVNMTVVQREHSARDAASRALQLAQEGESVRFQMMQNRLYLRNYLLSGDLREVDKMDEGIARLHSVVKTLQSKVNSEGHRAALQSLDVAERQWESGFARPLVDKRKQVDSGATTVGELEIYYLQLNPALWMKTSTASLDEGEAANAKLLEAERKKDEAATKATTIISIMGTLLAILLGVFISYKTAKSITDPLGQLIGMARDIGDSGDLDHEVDSKREDEVGDLARTFSSMVRYLREMAAVSESIAGGDLAVEVRPRSTHDTLGNAFAKMIEGLRALVSSVRDSAAQVASGSNQVAGASDESAKISLNAASAIDEVTSTMHEMTINVQNMVKNTQVQASSVSETSASIDQMVTSIQRVAETAKVLLDISQRSREEVQNGISTMEKATDGLTRINRSISSAGEIIGALGQRADDIGKIVEVIDDLAEQTNLLALNAAIEAARAGEHGLGFAVVADEVRKLAERSAQSTKEIAELIASIQKEARKAVDNMEKSTGIVNEGISFGADLNLALRKISTVVTEVYKFAQEIGAATNEQSHGSSQIARATTRLNEITHEINSAVEEQASGAQGVVKAMERMRELVQRSTSGSTELAASSEQMSKMSRSLLEAMDRFVLDGYNGNGRRPARPGPAERQRASPVSCASAARS
- a CDS encoding protein-glutamate O-methyltransferase CheR; this translates as MSEPELKLLQTLVYRECGMFFDERREHFLRDRLQRRLRACRLESFYSYYRLLTSREGRTELAALLENLTINETSFFRNKPQLDLFHKVTLEELLQRKHSARDWNLRLWSAGCSTGQEPYTMAMLVCDALAYFTLRNAPERDLPFAKPLVPPPWKVEILASDISYSALRTAQEGNYSEQQMEPVDYMYRLRYFDKIGEHYSVKQPVKQVVKFDFHNLKTEYLPQGNDVIFCRNVMIYFDEPEQKRLVEKLYRCVTTGGYLFVGHAETLFGLSDKFRMIHQNNGTAYQRDEVQE